The Quercus lobata isolate SW786 chromosome 4, ValleyOak3.0 Primary Assembly, whole genome shotgun sequence genome segment ttataatttctacaaagaaaataaccttaatagattacaaaaaaaaaaaaaattatcctaaTATTgcttcaattaatcattgttaagttttattaatttttttagtttacgtttttttttgtgttttggactgttcctatattacatttatgattgttcctataataaataaaaatataattacgaaatacattactcattattagattagtttaaattgtaaaaaaaaaattatgaaatcatATGTATCATGCGCAACGCGCGGGTTCGCAGCAAGTTTTTCTAATATCCAAGCCTCTTGATTAACTATGAGCATGGACTATGGACATCCTTACAACCATATAAAAAGCACCTGATCGAACTTGCCATCAACCCCACCCAAAAGAAGTCTCTCTTCCACTTCATCCTATTTGTTGTTGAGACAATATGACATGCTGCACAAGATCATGCAGTGATTAGGCCAGTAAATGGCAGTTCACTCAAATTCACTGGGTCGATCTTTGTCAAGCGATGATAAAACTAAGCAAACTACATGTCGTACAAAGCATCAACCGTTTAAACCTAGCAGTGCAACTGATCTTTCCCTCCCTATGATATAATGCTAAACGAATGTCGTAGTATCATTGGTTGAAGACAGTTTCTACAGTAGTGTTACTTACGATTGATAGAACTAGTGGAAAGTCTATTACATTTACTGTTATGTTTTGTTACAACAGATTATACAACTAACAGGATTAGTTGGCTTCAATACACGCACAGATTCAAGTATAAAATACAAATCAATGcactatagattttttttttttttgaaatggttaGAAATCTCTACTCTACTACCTGAACACTTCCCAGCTTCCCTTCTCCCTCAACCTCAAGGTACTTAGTACCTAAGGAGGTGACATCAGACCAATTGGGTCATTGGTAGTGTACTACAAATTGGGGCATTCGAAtaagattgaatttatttttcacttaatTTTTGGTGCgtctttctccttctctctcactatgcattcatttcttttcttattcttctacTTTCTCTGACTCATTTCTTTACAGCAACACACTTCAGTTCCTTCACATTTGTCATATGAACAGTTAACCGCTGGCAAGTTTAAAAGAGTTGTATCTATATATAAGATAATTGATAAATAACAATATTTATAAATCAAAAAAGGCGTGTAGCCCAAGTACACAAGAATCTTAAATAAGATGTAGGCAAAGAAGCTACATTTGCATCCCAAAAATTCGACCATTTACTTGTTAACAGCCTTCCACACTGCCCGATATTTATTCAAGAACCTTATTGGTAATACAACCTAAATATATAGGCAGCAATTCACCTTTCAACCCAGAATGCCAGCCCAAAGCCATCTCATTCTTCCTTTTTGCACCTCCCTGCCAATTATTCTACCAAAacacaggaaaagaaaaataacaatcaAGTTAATCCATGATTTTGAAACCATACAGTTcaagaagcaaaaaaataaagatattcaAAAATGAAGTTTAATGTAAACCAGGtataaaaatgaagttttttgcAATACTATCATACCTAATACTAAACTTAAGGAAAAGGAATAACAAGGGTTTGACTTCATCCATACCACTAATGACTTCATTCTTACATGCACAGCACCATCTGTTTAGTAGGAAACCACATTTGCTCCATCTAGTAAAAGAAGGCTCTCCTTGAAAGTAGCTATATATGAAGGATATTTGATATCAGGATCCTTCTTCTCATGCAGAGTTTCAGTGTCAATTAATACAAACTCAAATCCCGTCCTCTCTACTCGATGATTGACGAAGCAGAGTATAAGTGAACCATACTTGGTAAAGGCACTCCAATGAATGTTCTGTTTAAATGATCCAATAACAAAAAGCTTATTCCAAGACTCAACCACACCATACTCCTTCATCATCCATATGCAGTACCGGAAGTCGGAATTTCCATAATTATACTCCCAGGTAGATAAAGCCAGTTTCCCCTTGAATAATCCAATCAAGGGACTGGCATGGGTAGAATATTTGGGCAGTGCTAGTTTTCTTAATGTCTCACTATTGACGTCAAATGACAAAATCACTCTACCACCAACCCCGCCATTTTCTGCCACCCAGTGCAAAGCTCCACTAACCAATGGGGCTGGCAAATGATTATTCTGATGCCAGAAGAAAATCCCGATTGTCAATGAGATTACAACCTTCTTCCATGAATCTGAACTTAATGTGTACACCTCACTCACAATCTCAGGTATACGCAATTGTGAATGTGAAATCCTGACAACCTTGTAGTCATCATTCTCGGAATGATAGGCAAATCCGAGTTGAAAAGAGTCTAACTTTCCTAAGCGCTTAGTATCAGGCAATCTCTTGAACATTCTAATGCTGGGGTTCCACAAATATATAACATTACCCCCGGAAGTGGCAAAGCACAATAAGCCATTGCACGAACCAACTATTTGGGcaaactcaaaatcaaaatcaaagggAATTCTAACCCCAGAAATCCTATCAAACGTGCGACCCAAAGCAACCGTACAGACTAATGTGTCAGAAGGAGCGACGGTATCGGCTAATGGTCTTCCTTCCCAAGTTGCTATGCGGCATCTATCTTCCCACGTGGGCATGTGTATGACATaattgatgatgccgaaaaatcgtcagtgagctACACGGCACTCACGTGCTCGAAACAACgcctgcacaacacaaaaagagaagacctcgcagagagcaccggtgtggtgccggccaaataccctccgaaggtcaagttagaacttctcacaactctaaagtgttagaaagggtaaattatgcgtaccgtGATTAGTGAAGgtattggggtttttatagtggTAGAGGGTTGACCTCTCCTTATTGGattagaagtcttttccttataggagtctcttTAGACGTATTTTGCGAGATcatttccttgtaggagtctttTTATTTAACACCAAGTGTGGGGCACAAGATATTTATATATGCAAATGTGGAGACCAAGCAAGGCCAcgttagggtcgtcagcttcgcctacccccTCGTTGGGGTCGTCAGCTTCACCTACTCTctcgtcgaggtcgtcagcctcgttagggtcatcagcttcgcctactccctcgt includes the following:
- the LOC115985323 gene encoding F-box/kelch-repeat protein At3g06240-like, with the translated sequence MPTWEDRCRIATWEGRPLADTVAPSDTLVCTVALGRTFDRISGVRIPFDFDFEFAQIVGSCNGLLCFATSGGNVIYLWNPSIRMFKRLPDTKRLGKLDSFQLGFAYHSENDDYKVVRISHSQLRIPEIVSEVYTLSSDSWKKVVISLTIGIFFWHQNNHLPAPLVSGALHWVAENGGVGGRVILSFDVNSETLRKLALPKYSTHASPLIGLFKGKLALSTWEYNYGNSDFRYCIWMMKEYGVVESWNKLFVIGSFKQNIHWSAFTKYGSLILCFVNHRVERTGFEFVLIDTETLHEKKDPDIKYPSYIATFKESLLLLDGANVVSY